From Frankiales bacterium, one genomic window encodes:
- a CDS encoding LPXTG cell wall anchor domain-containing protein, with the protein MDTWTPRRTWDQPAAAGRSLRLTVVTLLALLVALVAAGPASAHTQLVDSNPKQGAALDAAPTQIVLTFNEVPASVVSVKAQSTNDGPLVALGDPVLDGQTVTVSWPAGTPGDLYRVGYQIVSDDGDPVEGTLIFSYPAAPGDQAAAAPAASTDTGSMTSSVWLVGVGLVAAIAVGLLVVTRRRVASDPLTVDGADGVDVEDTQTTEV; encoded by the coding sequence ATGGACACCTGGACGCCGCGCCGCACGTGGGACCAGCCCGCCGCCGCCGGCCGCTCGCTGCGGCTCACCGTCGTCACCCTGCTCGCCCTGCTGGTCGCGCTCGTCGCGGCCGGGCCGGCCAGCGCGCACACGCAGCTCGTCGACAGCAACCCGAAGCAAGGTGCGGCGCTCGACGCCGCCCCCACCCAGATCGTGCTCACCTTCAACGAGGTGCCGGCGTCGGTGGTCTCGGTGAAGGCGCAGTCGACCAACGACGGGCCGCTCGTGGCGCTCGGCGATCCCGTGCTCGACGGCCAGACCGTGACGGTGTCGTGGCCGGCCGGCACCCCGGGCGACCTCTACCGGGTGGGCTACCAGATCGTCTCCGACGACGGCGACCCGGTCGAGGGCACGCTCATCTTCAGCTACCCGGCCGCGCCCGGCGACCAGGCCGCGGCCGCACCGGCGGCGTCGACCGACACGGGGTCGATGACCTCCTCCGTCTGGCTCGTGGGCGTCGGTCTGGTGGCGGCTATCGCCGTGGGCCTGCTCGTCGTCACCCGGCGTCGGGTCGCCTCCGACCCACTGACGGTGGACGGCGCGGACGGCGTGGACGTCGAGGACACCCAGACCACCGAGGTCTGA
- a CDS encoding response regulator, translating to MSRRTRSAEVGVTLRNYGRQAVRQGRRSSDVRRRTGPGPGDREGDGMSEQRAFPRQGRHGRVLVVDTHRLFAELLSAVLHTQPDLDCVARAFTEAEGRQAFLSSAPDVVVIDTGIAADGGVGLARDLLARRPDIRIVMVADSPRPDVLRAAARAGVCAYQLKASPLEDILEAIRSSRVGTLIAPAHLVVAATEDLGVQEVEDADLTPRQREVLHLLSEGFAVQQISRRLGLSIHTTRGYVKTLLARLDAHSQLEAVAIAKRRGILRSAS from the coding sequence ATGAGTCGTAGGACCCGATCTGCCGAGGTCGGCGTGACGCTGCGCAACTACGGTCGTCAGGCAGTTCGACAGGGTCGTAGGTCCTCGGACGTACGACGGCGGACCGGGCCGGGGCCCGGAGATCGTGAGGGTGATGGGATGTCCGAGCAGCGCGCGTTCCCGCGCCAGGGCCGGCACGGCAGGGTGCTCGTGGTCGACACGCACCGGCTCTTCGCCGAGCTGCTGTCGGCGGTGCTGCACACGCAGCCCGACCTCGACTGCGTGGCCCGGGCCTTTACCGAGGCCGAGGGGCGCCAGGCGTTCCTGTCCAGCGCCCCCGACGTCGTCGTGATCGACACCGGGATCGCGGCCGACGGCGGCGTGGGCCTCGCCCGCGACCTGCTCGCCCGCCGCCCGGACATCCGGATCGTGATGGTCGCCGACAGCCCGCGGCCCGACGTGCTGCGCGCCGCCGCCCGCGCCGGCGTGTGCGCCTACCAGCTGAAGGCCTCGCCGCTCGAGGACATCCTCGAGGCGATCCGGTCCAGCCGCGTGGGCACCCTCATCGCGCCGGCCCACCTCGTCGTCGCGGCCACCGAGGACCTCGGCGTCCAGGAGGTCGAGGACGCCGACCTCACCCCGCGCCAGCGCGAGGTGCTGCACCTGCTCAGCGAGGGGTTCGCGGTGCAGCAGATCTCGCGCCGCCTCGGCCTGTCGATCCACACGACCCGCGGCTACGTGAAGACGCTGCTGGCCCGGCTCGACGCCCACTCGCAGCTCGAGGCGGTCGCGATCGCCAAGCGGCGCGGCATCCTGCGCTCCGCGAGCTGA
- a CDS encoding multicopper oxidase domain-containing protein produces the protein MNDESATSATGSGLISRRTVLRAGVVTAAGAGIAGVAATRGGSQAIAADATWKPTYRTEVHLAATDGWVSMPDSAKPVKGFWPDELAPAPYNMYVFGFRDVTGYNDAKVIGERGKAQISAPPLFFDEGSEIRVQLTNLGLSMRPDLVDGHTMHWHGFNNAIPIFDGVPEMSASVPIGKTITYLFRPHDAGTYMYHCHFEDVEHVQMGMTGLVCVRPLMNYETDGKTQRYDADGKALRYVFNDEATRYDREYPLFLTENMPEDHWRDAHIQISDWAYFRAGFALFNGRAFPDTIEDTFDPAPTVSYAAGSAGERLKYQPRTARIDAEVGEVVLLRISSLGSLRHSITMDGIPMHVVGADASQLKGKDGHDNSYVTNSVDCGPGESRDVLFTAPSTPGTYLLYDRNFMNLQNDGASGYGGMLTHVVVHPAGTLGQQPLELPTRM, from the coding sequence GTGAACGACGAGAGCGCGACGAGCGCGACGGGCTCCGGCCTCATCTCGCGTCGCACCGTGCTGCGCGCGGGTGTGGTGACGGCGGCCGGTGCGGGGATCGCGGGAGTCGCCGCCACCCGCGGCGGCTCCCAGGCGATCGCGGCCGACGCCACGTGGAAGCCGACCTACCGCACGGAGGTCCACCTCGCGGCGACCGACGGCTGGGTGTCGATGCCGGACTCCGCCAAGCCGGTCAAGGGCTTCTGGCCCGACGAGCTGGCCCCGGCGCCGTACAACATGTACGTCTTCGGATTCCGCGACGTCACCGGCTACAACGACGCCAAGGTGATCGGCGAGCGCGGCAAGGCGCAGATCTCCGCCCCGCCCCTCTTCTTCGACGAGGGCAGCGAGATCCGGGTCCAGCTGACCAACCTCGGCCTCTCGATGCGTCCGGACCTCGTCGACGGGCACACGATGCACTGGCACGGGTTCAACAACGCCATCCCGATCTTCGACGGCGTCCCCGAGATGTCGGCGTCGGTGCCGATCGGCAAGACGATCACGTACCTGTTCCGGCCGCACGACGCCGGCACGTACATGTACCACTGCCACTTCGAGGACGTGGAGCACGTCCAGATGGGCATGACCGGTCTGGTCTGCGTGCGGCCGCTGATGAACTACGAGACCGACGGCAAGACCCAGCGCTACGACGCCGACGGCAAGGCGCTGCGCTACGTCTTCAACGACGAGGCCACGCGCTACGACCGCGAGTACCCGCTCTTCCTCACCGAGAACATGCCCGAGGACCACTGGCGCGACGCGCACATCCAGATCAGCGACTGGGCCTACTTCCGGGCCGGCTTCGCGCTGTTCAACGGCCGGGCGTTCCCCGACACGATCGAGGACACCTTCGACCCGGCCCCCACCGTGTCCTACGCCGCGGGCTCCGCGGGCGAGCGGCTGAAGTACCAGCCGCGCACCGCGCGGATCGACGCCGAGGTGGGGGAGGTCGTCCTGCTCCGCATCTCGAGCCTCGGCTCGCTGCGGCACTCGATCACCATGGACGGCATCCCGATGCACGTGGTGGGCGCAGACGCCAGCCAGCTCAAGGGCAAGGACGGCCACGACAACAGCTACGTGACCAACTCGGTGGACTGCGGCCCGGGCGAGTCGCGCGACGTGCTCTTCACCGCGCCGAGCACCCCCGGCACCTACCTGCTCTACGACCGCAACTTCATGAACCTGCAGAACGACGGCGCCAGCGGGTACGGCGGCATGCTCACCCATGTCGTCGTCCACCCCGCGGGCACCCTCGGCCAGCAGCCTCTCGAGCTCCCGACCCGGATGTGA
- a CDS encoding multicopper oxidase domain-containing protein, which yields MAMNLTRLTAFGAGIAVIAATLVGTSVASQAVPTAQSEGIECEPGDQSSLHPSFSISTATGHISMPDGNVLFSWGFKTDSHAFQLPGPIFCVQQGATVSITLTNTLDEDTSLVFPGQSDVTANGNPSEPQFGGDGQLTSLAPTAAANGGQVTYTFTAADPGTYLYESGTDPAKQVEMGLYGAIVVRPAGHPDQAYADIRTKFQPGREFIHILAQVDPDLHLAVEQHKAFNWNNYSAKYFLLNGRSSPDTTSPNDASWLPSQPYGAMVHVKEQYQPDAPLVNGVNPTNGGDTLPALVRYINVMPTDAAFHPHGNTERVIAEDGQPLDKTGQPDSSYGKYLVDIGANRTVDAMFTWTNVENYNPITNPVPVPISPYQDVLTSASTWYSMSPYLGFQGELPAGVTSMNVCGEYYHMAHNHALQFATNFGASFGGQMTLIRIDPAANQLCLAQ from the coding sequence ATGGCGATGAACCTGACCCGACTCACCGCGTTCGGCGCGGGAATCGCCGTGATCGCGGCCACGCTCGTCGGCACCTCGGTGGCCTCGCAGGCGGTGCCCACGGCGCAGTCCGAGGGCATCGAGTGCGAGCCCGGCGACCAGAGCTCGCTGCACCCGAGCTTCAGCATCTCCACCGCCACGGGGCACATCTCCATGCCCGACGGCAACGTGCTGTTCTCCTGGGGCTTCAAGACCGACTCGCACGCCTTCCAGCTGCCCGGCCCGATCTTCTGCGTGCAGCAGGGCGCGACGGTGTCGATCACGCTGACCAACACCCTCGACGAGGACACCTCGCTGGTGTTCCCCGGCCAGAGCGACGTGACGGCCAACGGGAACCCGTCGGAGCCGCAGTTCGGCGGTGACGGCCAGCTCACCTCGCTCGCACCCACCGCGGCGGCCAACGGCGGCCAGGTGACCTACACCTTCACGGCGGCCGACCCGGGCACGTACCTGTACGAGAGCGGCACCGACCCGGCCAAGCAGGTCGAGATGGGCCTCTACGGCGCGATCGTCGTGCGGCCGGCCGGCCACCCGGACCAGGCGTACGCGGACATCCGCACCAAGTTCCAGCCGGGGCGCGAGTTCATCCACATCCTGGCCCAGGTCGACCCCGACCTGCACCTGGCCGTGGAGCAGCACAAGGCCTTCAACTGGAACAACTACTCGGCCAAGTACTTCCTGCTCAACGGGCGCAGCTCACCGGACACGACCAGCCCCAACGACGCCTCGTGGCTGCCGAGCCAGCCTTACGGCGCCATGGTGCACGTGAAGGAGCAGTACCAGCCGGACGCGCCTCTGGTGAACGGCGTCAACCCCACCAACGGCGGTGACACGCTGCCCGCGCTCGTGCGCTACATCAACGTCATGCCGACCGACGCGGCCTTCCACCCGCACGGCAACACCGAGCGCGTGATCGCAGAGGACGGCCAGCCGCTGGACAAGACCGGCCAGCCCGACAGCTCGTACGGCAAGTACCTCGTGGACATCGGCGCCAACCGCACGGTCGACGCCATGTTCACCTGGACCAACGTCGAGAACTACAACCCGATCACCAACCCCGTCCCGGTGCCGATCAGTCCCTACCAGGACGTCCTCACCTCGGCGAGCACGTGGTACTCGATGAGCCCCTACCTGGGCTTCCAGGGCGAACTCCCCGCCGGCGTGACCTCGATGAACGTGTGCGGCGAGTACTACCACATGGCCCACAACCACGCGCTGCAGTTCGCCACGAACTTCGGGGCGTCCTTCGGCGGCCAGATGACGCTGATCCGCATCGACCCGGCAGCCAACCAGCTGTGCCTGGCGCAGTGA
- a CDS encoding aminoacyl-tRNA hydrolase, whose amino-acid sequence MPGDLRIRGSVVVPEAELSWRFSRSSGPGGQGVNTTDSRVELSLDVSRTTALSPALRERAIARLEDRLVDGVLTVSASEQRSQWQNRQAAEQKLADLLAAAIAPPPRPRVPTRPSARSRQRRIDAKKRRGEIKRLRRPDHD is encoded by the coding sequence ATGCCGGGCGACCTGAGGATCCGCGGCTCCGTCGTCGTCCCCGAGGCGGAGCTCTCCTGGCGATTCTCGCGTTCGTCGGGTCCCGGCGGCCAGGGCGTGAACACCACCGATTCGCGCGTGGAGCTCAGCCTCGACGTCTCCCGCACCACCGCGCTCTCGCCCGCCCTGCGCGAGCGCGCGATCGCGCGCCTCGAGGACCGCCTCGTGGACGGCGTCCTCACCGTGTCGGCCTCCGAGCAGCGCAGCCAGTGGCAGAACCGCCAGGCCGCCGAGCAGAAGCTGGCCGACCTGCTCGCCGCCGCCATCGCCCCGCCGCCCCGGCCGCGCGTGCCCACCCGGCCCAGCGCCCGCTCCCGCCAGCGCCGCATCGACGCGAAGAAGCGCCGCGGCGAGATCAAGCGCCTGCGCCGCCCCGACCACGACTAG
- a CDS encoding DUF3817 domain-containing protein, producing the protein MAFVVGVTLLLFCVAILLKYVTHTIESDSVIAIAHGWLFMIYVLLGLDLGFRMRWSLGRLLLMTASGMIPFLSFYAEHRVTRWVRDELGEPAPRGAAAPAGEGSGTGA; encoded by the coding sequence ATGGCGTTCGTCGTCGGCGTCACGCTGCTGCTGTTCTGCGTCGCCATCCTTCTCAAGTACGTCACCCACACGATCGAGAGCGACTCGGTGATCGCCATCGCGCACGGGTGGCTGTTCATGATCTACGTGCTGCTCGGCCTCGACCTCGGGTTCCGGATGCGCTGGTCGCTCGGGCGGCTCCTGCTCATGACCGCGAGCGGGATGATCCCGTTCCTCTCGTTCTACGCCGAGCACCGGGTGACCCGCTGGGTCCGTGACGAGCTCGGCGAGCCCGCACCGCGGGGTGCGGCGGCGCCGGCGGGCGAGGGGTCGGGCACCGGCGCGTAG
- a CDS encoding EamA family transporter: MATTAVGEGTDRRTVRQGLLWALLGVVLFSFSLPLTKVALEGFDPFLTATGRALIAGLVASVVLLVRRVPFPPRHLLRPLLFTMVGAVFGWPILLALALQRTTSAHAAVIAAFMPLTTALIAVLRAGERVPRQFWVAAGAGTAALVAFALTRGGAEGGDLVADLLIVGAVLFSSSCYVLGAQVTRVMPGWQVISWVVVLALPVTLPASLLIWAGTHAQYDPGASQWLAMLGLGLSSIYLAFFAWYRGLAMAGVAYGGQVQQLQALLTLVWSALLLGETVTLATIGAAAVVIACVVWAQRARAAPVVAPEE; the protein is encoded by the coding sequence ATGGCGACCACCGCAGTGGGGGAGGGCACCGACCGGCGCACCGTGCGCCAGGGGCTCCTCTGGGCGCTGCTCGGCGTCGTCCTCTTCTCCTTCTCGCTGCCGCTGACGAAGGTGGCCCTCGAGGGCTTCGACCCGTTCCTCACCGCGACCGGCCGCGCGCTCATCGCCGGTCTGGTCGCCTCGGTGGTGCTGCTGGTGCGGCGGGTGCCGTTCCCGCCCCGGCACCTGCTGCGGCCGCTGCTGTTCACGATGGTGGGGGCGGTCTTCGGCTGGCCCATCCTGCTGGCGCTGGCGCTGCAGCGGACGACGTCGGCCCACGCCGCGGTCATCGCCGCGTTCATGCCGCTGACCACCGCCCTCATCGCCGTGCTGCGCGCGGGCGAGCGGGTGCCGCGCCAGTTCTGGGTCGCGGCCGGTGCGGGCACGGCCGCGCTCGTCGCCTTCGCCCTCACGCGGGGCGGCGCCGAGGGCGGCGACCTGGTGGCCGACCTGCTGATCGTGGGGGCGGTGCTGTTCTCGTCGTCGTGCTACGTGCTGGGCGCGCAGGTCACCCGCGTGATGCCGGGATGGCAGGTGATCTCCTGGGTGGTGGTGCTCGCGCTGCCCGTGACGCTGCCGGCCTCGCTGCTGATCTGGGCGGGCACCCACGCGCAGTACGACCCGGGCGCGTCGCAGTGGCTGGCCATGCTGGGGCTGGGGCTCTCGTCGATCTACCTGGCGTTCTTCGCCTGGTACCGCGGCCTCGCGATGGCCGGCGTCGCCTACGGCGGCCAGGTGCAGCAGCTGCAGGCGCTGCTCACGCTGGTGTGGTCGGCGCTGCTGCTGGGGGAGACGGTGACGCTCGCGACGATCGGGGCAGCCGCGGTCGTCATCGCCTGCGTCGTCTGGGCGCAGCGCGCCCGGGCCGCTCCGGTGGTGGCGCCGGAGGAGTGA
- the cysD gene encoding sulfate adenylyltransferase subunit CysD codes for MDALEAEAIWALRETAAAFRKPVMLYSIGKDSGVLLHLARKAFHPGPIPFPVMHVDTTWKFRDMIIFRDRMAKEYDLDLIVATNHEAVAEGVTPFTHGAQEYTRLMKTVTLRAGLDEHGFDAAIGGSRRDEERSRAKERIFSLRMPGHRWEPRRQRPELWRTVNTTLAEGQTMRTFPLSNWTELDVWRYVRREGLPVVPLYFAAERPTVVRNGSLIVVDDDRMPLEPGEQPQMRMVRFRSLGCYPLSAAVESDADTLDAVIAEMEASNESERAGRLIDGDGGASMEAKKVEGYF; via the coding sequence CTGGACGCCCTCGAGGCCGAGGCGATCTGGGCTCTCCGCGAGACGGCGGCGGCGTTCCGCAAGCCCGTGATGCTCTACAGCATCGGCAAGGACTCCGGGGTGCTCCTGCACCTGGCCCGCAAGGCGTTCCACCCAGGGCCGATCCCGTTCCCCGTGATGCACGTCGACACCACGTGGAAGTTCCGGGACATGATCATCTTCCGCGACCGCATGGCCAAGGAGTACGACCTCGACCTCATCGTGGCCACCAACCACGAAGCGGTCGCCGAGGGTGTGACGCCGTTCACCCACGGGGCGCAGGAGTACACGCGGCTGATGAAGACCGTCACGCTGCGCGCGGGCCTCGACGAGCACGGGTTCGACGCCGCGATCGGCGGCTCGCGCCGCGACGAGGAGCGCAGCCGCGCCAAGGAGCGCATCTTCAGCCTCCGCATGCCCGGGCACCGCTGGGAGCCGCGCCGGCAGCGGCCGGAGCTGTGGCGCACCGTCAACACGACGCTGGCCGAGGGCCAGACGATGCGCACGTTCCCGCTGTCGAACTGGACCGAGCTCGACGTGTGGCGCTACGTGCGCCGCGAGGGGCTCCCCGTCGTCCCGCTGTACTTCGCCGCCGAGCGGCCCACTGTCGTGCGCAACGGCTCGCTCATCGTCGTCGACGACGACCGCATGCCGCTCGAGCCGGGCGAGCAGCCCCAGATGCGCATGGTGCGGTTCCGCTCCCTGGGCTGCTACCCGCTCAGCGCCGCGGTCGAGAGCGACGCCGACACGCTGGACGCCGTCATCGCCGAGATGGAGGCGAGCAACGAGTCCGAGCGCGCGGGCCGGCTCATCGACGGTGACGGAGGTGCCTCGATGGAGGCCAAGAAGGTCGAGGGCTACTTCTGA
- the cysC gene encoding adenylyl-sulfate kinase, with amino-acid sequence MALAPLIRVVACGSVDDGKSTLIGRLLAETGSVPEDQLHTARTVRRAGSTIPAGEIDFSLLTDGLEAEREQGITIDVAYRHLLLPSGRRAVIADAPGHEQYTRNMAVAASTADVAVLVVDAERGVRRQTFRHLTICALMGVRHVVIAVNKLDLVGYDREVYDRIAGDIAGAAARLEIPRVQVVPVSALGGDNVIDRSVTMTWYGGPTVLESIEAADADQVGDDEVRLPVQTIVRAPGFRGVAGTLASGSVSVGDKLVVSTRGETATVTRIAWLGGDRETVTAGEAVCFELEPEIDVARGDVLVGHAGVSVPADRFSADIVWMGEQPLAHGRSYLLVCGPITVPVTVTAVRHKLDVENGRQGAARVLTLNEVGRIEMATDRPVPLDPYQLSRHTGGFVLVDRLSADTVAGGMVRFALRRSSNVTAHAYEVDRSARERLNGHHAKVVWLTGLSGSGKSTIADAAERALHAQGVRTFVLDGDNVRSGLNKDLGFTPEDRAENVRRVAEVAKLMMSSGVVVLVALVSPFRSDRRNARDLFDAGDFVEVFVDTPLDVCRERDVKGLYAKAAGGELPNLSGVGQDYEPPLDPELVVSGTGDVERSVEAVVAAVLASGDS; translated from the coding sequence ATGGCACTCGCACCGCTCATCCGGGTCGTCGCCTGCGGCAGCGTCGACGACGGCAAGTCCACGCTGATCGGCCGGCTGCTCGCCGAGACCGGCTCCGTCCCCGAGGACCAGCTGCACACCGCGCGCACGGTGCGCCGCGCGGGCTCCACGATCCCCGCCGGCGAGATCGACTTCTCGCTGCTCACCGACGGCCTCGAGGCCGAGCGCGAGCAGGGGATCACGATCGACGTCGCCTACCGGCACCTGCTGCTGCCGTCGGGGCGCCGCGCGGTGATCGCCGACGCGCCGGGCCACGAGCAGTACACCCGCAACATGGCGGTCGCGGCCTCCACCGCCGACGTCGCCGTCCTCGTCGTGGACGCCGAGCGCGGCGTGCGCCGGCAGACCTTCCGCCACCTGACGATCTGCGCGCTCATGGGCGTGCGCCACGTCGTGATCGCGGTCAACAAGCTCGACCTCGTCGGCTACGACCGCGAGGTGTACGACCGCATCGCCGGCGACATCGCCGGCGCGGCCGCCCGCCTGGAGATCCCGCGGGTGCAGGTGGTCCCGGTGAGCGCGCTCGGCGGCGACAACGTCATCGACCGCTCCGTCACGATGACGTGGTACGGCGGCCCCACGGTGCTCGAGTCGATCGAGGCCGCGGACGCCGACCAGGTCGGCGACGACGAGGTGCGCCTGCCGGTGCAGACCATCGTGCGCGCCCCCGGGTTCCGCGGCGTCGCAGGCACGCTGGCGAGCGGGAGCGTCTCGGTCGGCGACAAGCTGGTCGTGTCGACCCGCGGCGAGACCGCCACGGTCACCCGCATCGCCTGGCTCGGCGGCGACCGCGAGACGGTCACGGCGGGCGAGGCGGTGTGCTTCGAGCTCGAGCCCGAGATCGACGTCGCCCGGGGCGACGTGCTCGTGGGCCACGCCGGCGTCTCGGTCCCGGCCGACCGGTTCTCCGCCGACATCGTGTGGATGGGCGAGCAGCCGCTCGCGCACGGCCGCTCCTACCTGCTCGTGTGCGGGCCGATCACCGTCCCCGTCACGGTCACCGCGGTGCGGCACAAGCTCGACGTCGAGAACGGCCGTCAGGGCGCGGCGCGCGTGCTGACCCTCAACGAGGTCGGCCGCATCGAGATGGCCACCGACCGGCCGGTCCCGCTCGACCCCTACCAGCTCAGCCGGCACACCGGCGGTTTCGTGCTCGTCGACCGGCTCTCAGCCGACACGGTGGCCGGCGGCATGGTGCGCTTCGCCCTGCGCCGGTCGTCCAACGTCACGGCTCACGCCTACGAGGTCGACCGCTCCGCCCGCGAGCGGCTCAACGGCCACCACGCCAAGGTCGTGTGGCTCACCGGTCTGTCGGGCTCGGGCAAGTCGACGATCGCCGACGCCGCCGAGCGCGCCCTGCACGCGCAGGGCGTGCGCACCTTCGTCCTCGACGGCGACAACGTGCGCTCCGGGCTCAACAAGGACCTCGGGTTCACCCCGGAGGACCGGGCCGAGAACGTCCGTCGCGTGGCCGAGGTGGCCAAGCTCATGATGAGCAGCGGCGTCGTGGTGCTCGTGGCCCTGGTCTCGCCGTTCCGCTCCGACCGGCGCAACGCGCGCGACCTGTTCGACGCCGGCGACTTCGTCGAGGTGTTCGTCGACACGCCGCTCGACGTCTGCCGCGAGCGCGACGTGAAGGGCTTGTACGCCAAGGCCGCAGGCGGCGAGCTGCCCAACCTGTCCGGTGTCGGCCAGGACTACGAGCCCCCGCTCGACCCCGAGCTCGTGGTGAGCGGCACCGGTGACGTCGAGCGCAGCGTGGAGGCGGTCGTCGCGGCGGTGCTCGCGTCCGGCGACTCATGA
- a CDS encoding TSUP family transporter, which translates to MIEWYDVLLALGGLVAGMMVGLTGMGGAVLVTPLLVLGFGVPAAAAVSSDVVASAVVKPVGSLVHIRRGTPHWGLALWLSVGSVPGVLLGTLVFSRAFSEASSADTLKTIIGWVLIAALVAMVARTFLRRRSAAMDVPDEVLTGPHAPVKRVLTTLLGLVVGVLVGITSVGSGSLIVTSLLLMYPLLRPSVLVGTDLLQAVPMLVAGAIAHASLGVVDWRITLALLVGQVPGVFFGARLSSRYDGLALRHLLMVVLAATALKLLGVPTAICGAIAVVGVAVLLARVVAERRQRGSVPSASH; encoded by the coding sequence ATGATCGAGTGGTACGACGTCCTCCTGGCGCTCGGTGGTCTCGTCGCCGGGATGATGGTCGGCCTCACCGGGATGGGCGGCGCCGTCCTCGTGACCCCGTTGCTGGTCCTGGGGTTCGGGGTGCCGGCCGCCGCCGCGGTCTCGAGCGACGTGGTCGCCAGCGCCGTGGTGAAGCCGGTCGGCTCGCTCGTGCACATCCGTCGGGGCACCCCGCACTGGGGCCTGGCGCTGTGGCTGTCGGTGGGCTCGGTGCCGGGCGTGCTGCTCGGCACGCTGGTGTTCTCGCGCGCGTTCTCCGAGGCGTCGTCGGCCGACACGCTCAAGACCATCATCGGGTGGGTGCTCATCGCGGCGCTGGTCGCCATGGTGGCGCGCACCTTCCTGCGCCGTCGCAGCGCCGCCATGGACGTGCCGGACGAGGTGCTCACCGGCCCGCACGCCCCGGTGAAGCGGGTGCTCACCACGCTGCTCGGCCTCGTGGTCGGCGTGCTCGTGGGCATCACGTCGGTGGGCTCGGGCTCGCTCATCGTGACGTCGCTGCTGCTCATGTACCCCCTGCTGCGACCGTCCGTGCTCGTCGGCACCGACCTGCTCCAGGCGGTGCCGATGCTCGTGGCGGGCGCGATCGCGCACGCGAGCCTCGGCGTCGTCGACTGGCGCATCACGCTGGCGCTGCTCGTGGGCCAGGTGCCGGGCGTGTTCTTCGGCGCGCGGCTGTCGTCGCGCTACGACGGTCTGGCGCTGCGCCACCTGCTCATGGTGGTGCTCGCGGCCACCGCGCTGAAGCTGCTCGGCGTGCCCACCGCGATCTGCGGCGCGATCGCCGTGGTGGGCGTGGCCGTGCTGCTGGCCCGGGTGGTCGCCGAGCGTCGGCAGCGCGGCAGCGTGCCCAGCGCCTCGCACTGA